One window of Manihot esculenta cultivar AM560-2 chromosome 17, M.esculenta_v8, whole genome shotgun sequence genomic DNA carries:
- the LOC122722273 gene encoding uncharacterized mitochondrial protein AtMg00810-like yields the protein MEQPPGFVTQGESGLVCRLRRSLYGLKQSPRAWFGRFNTVVQQFGMSRSNSDHSVFFRYNGDRCIYLVVYIDNIVITGNDHDGISQFKQHLFSHFQTKDLGKLKYFLGIEVAQSKTGIAISQRKYALDILEETYMLDCRHVDTPMDPNVKLVPEQGEPLKDHARYRRLVGKLNYLTITRPDISFAVSMVSQFLQTPYSSHWDAVIRILRYIKGAPGQGLLYEDKGHSQIVGYSDADWVGFPSDRRSTSGYCIMIGGNLISWKSKKQSVVARSSAEAEYRAMALATCELIWLKQLLQELKYSDTGQMKLIYCIKSSFS from the coding sequence ATGGAGCAACCTCCAGGGTTTGTTActcagggggagtcaggctTAGTATGTCGTCTTCGGCGctctttgtatgggctaaaacagtCTCCAAGAGCATGGTTTGGACGATTTAACACTGTAgttcaacagtttggaatgtctCGAAGTAATTCTGATCATTCTGTATTTTTTCGTTATAATGGTGATAGATGCATCTACTTGGTGGTCTATATTGATAATATTGTCATTACAGGAAATGATCACGATGGAATCTCTCAGTTTAAGCAACATTTGTTCAGTCATTTCCAAACTAAAGATTTGGGGAAactgaaatatttcttgggaattgaAGTAGCACAATCTAAAACAGGTATTGCAATTTCTCAACGGAAATATGCTTTGGATATATTGGAAGAAACATACATGTTAGACTGTAGACATGTAGACACTCCTATGGATCCAAATGTTAAGCTTGTTCCTGAACAAGGGGAGCCACTTAAAGATCATGCTAGATACAGAAGATTAGTCGGCAAGCTCAATTATCTCACTATCACACGACCAGATATTTCCTTTGCTGTAAGTATGgttagtcaatttcttcaaactCCATACAGTAGTCATTGGGATGCAGTCATTCGTATTCTTAGATATATCAAAGGAGCTCCAGGACAGGGTCTACTCTATGAGGACAAGGGTCACTCACAAATTGTTGGCTATTCTGATGCAGATTGGGTAGGTTTCCCTTCCGAtagacgatctacttcaggatattGTATTATGATTGGAGGGAATCTCATATcctggaaaagtaaaaaacagagtgtggttgcaagatcaagtgcagaagcagaatatcgagctatggctTTAGCAACATGCGAACTCATCTGGTTGAAGCAACTCCTTCAGGAATTGAAATATAGTGATACTGGCCAAATGAAGTTGATATATTGCATCAAATCCAGTTTTTCATGA